In Streptococcus oralis, a single window of DNA contains:
- the trpS gene encoding tryptophan--tRNA ligase, whose protein sequence is MTKPIILTGDRPTGKLHIGHYVGSLKNRVLLQEEDKYEMFVFLADQQALTDHAKDPQTILESIGNVALDYLAVGLDPSKSTIFIQSQIPELAELSMYYMNLVSLARLERNPTVKTEIAQKGFGESIPTGFLVYPIAQAADITAFKANYVPVGTDQKPMIEQTREIVRSFNHAYNCEVLVEPEGIYPENERAGRLPGLDGNAKMSKSLNNGIYLADDADTLRKKVMSMYTDPDHIRVEDPGKIEGNMVFHYLDVFGRPEDAQDIADMKEHYQRGGLGDVKTKRYLLEILERELGPIRERRIDFAKDMGEVYNMLQKGSEKAREVAGQTLSEVKGAMGLNYFK, encoded by the coding sequence ATGACGAAACCCATTATTTTAACAGGAGATCGCCCAACAGGAAAACTGCATATTGGACATTATGTTGGGAGTCTTAAAAATAGAGTATTACTGCAGGAAGAAGACAAGTATGAGATGTTTGTTTTTTTGGCGGACCAACAAGCATTGACAGATCACGCTAAAGACCCTCAAACGATTTTAGAATCGATTGGGAATGTTGCCTTGGATTACCTAGCAGTTGGATTGGATCCAAGTAAATCAACCATCTTTATTCAAAGCCAGATTCCAGAGTTGGCTGAGCTGTCTATGTACTATATGAATTTGGTGTCACTAGCTCGTTTGGAACGGAATCCGACAGTAAAAACAGAGATTGCTCAAAAAGGGTTTGGAGAAAGTATTCCGACAGGATTTTTGGTTTATCCGATTGCGCAAGCAGCAGATATTACTGCCTTCAAGGCTAATTATGTTCCTGTTGGGACAGATCAGAAACCAATGATTGAGCAAACTCGTGAGATTGTTCGTTCCTTTAATCATGCTTATAATTGTGAGGTCTTGGTGGAGCCGGAAGGTATTTACCCAGAAAATGAGAGAGCAGGACGTTTGCCTGGTTTAGATGGAAATGCTAAAATGTCTAAATCCCTTAATAATGGTATTTATCTAGCTGATGATGCTGATACTTTGCGTAAAAAAGTCATGAGCATGTATACTGATCCAGACCATATTCGGGTTGAGGATCCAGGTAAGATTGAAGGAAATATGGTTTTCCATTATCTAGATGTGTTTGGTCGTCCAGAAGATGCTCAAGACATTGCAGATATGAAAGAACATTATCAACGTGGTGGTCTTGGTGATGTAAAGACGAAACGTTATCTACTTGAAATATTAGAACGCGAACTTGGTCCTATTCGTGAGCGCCGTATTGACTTTGCTAAGGATATGGGAGAAGTGTACAATATGCTTCAAAAAGGTAGTGAAAAAGCACGTGAGGTTGCAGGTCAAACTCTATCTGAAGTTAAGGGAGCAATGGGACTAAATTATTTTAAATAA
- a CDS encoding ATP-binding cassette domain-containing protein, whose protein sequence is MLTVSDVSLRFSDRKLFDDVNIKFTEGNTYGLIGANGAGKSTFLKILAGDIEPTTGHISLGPDERLSVLRQNHFDYEDERVIDVVIMGNEKLYNIMKEKDAIYMKEDFSDEDGVRAAELEGEFAELGGWEAESEASQLLQNLNIPEELHYQNMSELANGEKVKVLLAKALFGKPDVLLLDEPTNGLDIQSITWLEDFLIDFDNTVIVVSHDRHFLNKVCTHMADLDFGKIKLYVGNYDFWKESSELAAKLLADRNAKAEEKIKQLQEFVARFSANASKSRQATSRKKMLDKIELEEIVPSSRKYPFINFKAEREIGNDLLTVENLTVKIDGETILDNISFILRPGDKTALIGQNDIQTTALIRAIMGDIDYEGTVKWGVTTSRSYLPKDNSADFAGGESILDWLRQFASKEEDDNTFLRGFLGRMLFSGDEVNKPVNVLSGGEKVRVMLSKLMLLKSNVLVLDDPTNHLDLESISSLNDGLKNFKESIIFASHDHEFIQTLANHIIVLSKNGVIDRIDETYDEFLENAEVQAKVKELWKD, encoded by the coding sequence TTGCTTACAGTATCTGATGTTTCACTACGTTTTAGTGATCGCAAACTTTTTGATGATGTCAATATCAAATTTACAGAAGGAAATACATATGGATTAATTGGTGCTAATGGTGCTGGGAAGTCTACATTCTTAAAAATCTTAGCTGGTGATATCGAGCCAACAACTGGTCACATCTCTCTTGGTCCAGATGAACGTCTCTCTGTTCTCCGTCAAAATCATTTTGACTATGAAGATGAGCGAGTTATTGATGTCGTCATTATGGGAAATGAAAAACTTTACAACATCATGAAAGAAAAAGATGCCATTTACATGAAGGAAGATTTTTCCGATGAAGATGGTGTTCGTGCAGCCGAACTCGAAGGTGAATTTGCTGAACTTGGAGGTTGGGAAGCAGAAAGTGAAGCGTCTCAACTACTTCAAAACCTAAACATTCCAGAAGAATTGCACTATCAAAACATGAGCGAATTGGCCAATGGTGAAAAAGTGAAGGTTCTCCTTGCTAAAGCACTTTTTGGTAAACCAGACGTTCTTCTCTTGGACGAGCCGACCAACGGGTTGGACATCCAATCTATTACTTGGCTAGAAGACTTCTTGATTGACTTTGATAACACCGTTATCGTAGTATCCCACGACCGTCACTTCTTAAACAAAGTATGTACACACATGGCCGACCTTGACTTTGGAAAAATCAAACTATATGTCGGAAACTATGACTTCTGGAAGGAATCTTCTGAACTCGCTGCTAAATTGCTAGCAGACCGTAATGCCAAGGCAGAAGAAAAAATTAAGCAATTGCAAGAATTCGTTGCTCGCTTCTCTGCCAACGCTTCTAAGTCAAGACAAGCAACGTCTCGTAAAAAAATGCTTGACAAGATTGAATTAGAAGAGATTGTTCCTTCTAGTCGTAAATACCCATTTATCAACTTTAAAGCAGAACGTGAGATTGGTAATGATCTCTTGACAGTAGAAAATTTAACTGTAAAGATTGATGGCGAAACTATCCTAGACAATATTAGTTTCATCTTGCGTCCAGGTGATAAAACAGCTCTTATTGGACAAAACGACATCCAAACAACTGCATTAATTCGTGCAATTATGGGTGACATCGACTATGAAGGAACTGTCAAGTGGGGAGTTACTACTAGCCGTTCTTACTTGCCAAAAGACAACTCGGCTGATTTTGCAGGAGGAGAGTCAATCCTTGACTGGTTGCGTCAATTTGCAAGTAAAGAAGAAGATGACAATACCTTCCTACGTGGTTTCCTTGGTCGTATGCTCTTCTCTGGTGATGAGGTTAACAAACCTGTAAACGTCTTGTCAGGGGGAGAAAAAGTACGTGTCATGCTTTCAAAACTCATGCTCTTGAAATCAAATGTCCTTGTACTTGATGATCCAACAAATCACTTGGACTTGGAATCTATCTCAAGCTTGAACGATGGATTGAAAAACTTTAAAGAATCAATCATCTTTGCCAGTCATGACCACGAGTTTATCCAAACTTTGGCAAACCATATCATTGTTTTGTCTAAGAATGGCGTCATTGATCGTATTGATGAAACCTACGATGAATTCCTAGAAAATGCAGAAGTGCAAGCAAAAGTTAAAGAACTTTGGAAAGATTAA
- a CDS encoding YhgE/Pip domain-containing protein, with the protein MFKEWKAIFKKPTFIIVMIGISLIPALYNIIFLSSMWDPYGQVSELPVAVVNKDKEAFYNGQTMRIGEDMVSNLKENKALDFHFVNEEEGEKGLEDGDYYMVVTLPSDLSEKAASILSDHPEQMTINYQTSSGHSFIASKMSDSAMTQLKQNVSANVTESYTKALFQKMGDLKSGLTKAADGSEQLANGASQLAVGSQTLSSNLATLASSSLTFSDGTDQFTKGLTTYVTGVKQLNSGLGTFNDGLQNYTSAVSQVDTGLNQLSSKTPELVAGVNQLNTGMKSYAGGVSQLNSGLSQFSVGVNAYTSGVDKLSVGTNQLSSQPDTLRDGITQLNKGIKEISTQLNTSSQQKEDITQLASSLDELNKSLQSVTVSDNTDLKNTISNDLTNITTLAQTIVTNSQAEQEKILTNLQATATYQSLTETQKKELTEAVSNNSNSTIESAKAILTTAGDLKENLGSINQPVSNLSTLQTKANQLLPIASSSLISMSSGFTQLQNAVDNQLVPGSQSIENGVNAYTKGLDTISLGVNQLSEKNTTLTTSLDQLVSASTKLTENSSKLTTGLDTLAGKTPELVTGIEKLSSGSAQLNNKSPELIAGLTKLQFGSDQLTDKSTQLLSAASQLGSGAMKIADGAGKLAEGGATLTAGIESLQVGTTNLGQGLRSASNQLKSASTESKNAETLSEPLVLSKTDNDQVPVNGIAMAPYMISVALFVAALSTNMIFAKLPSGRHPETRWAWFKSRFEINGVIAVLAAVLVYGGVHLIGLTANHEMRTLFLIIIASLTFMSMVTALTTWNSRIGAFFSLILLLLQLASSAGTYPLALTNDFFKGISPWLPMSYSVSGLRQTISMTGNIHHQVIFLIITLAFFTALGMLAYQPKKMEED; encoded by the coding sequence ATGTTTAAAGAATGGAAAGCAATATTTAAAAAACCGACCTTTATCATTGTAATGATAGGGATTTCTCTCATTCCAGCTTTATACAACATTATATTTTTATCGTCCATGTGGGATCCATATGGTCAAGTATCGGAGTTACCTGTGGCAGTTGTCAATAAAGATAAGGAAGCTTTTTATAATGGACAGACAATGAGAATTGGTGAAGACATGGTGTCTAATTTAAAAGAAAATAAGGCTTTAGATTTTCACTTTGTTAATGAAGAGGAAGGGGAAAAAGGACTAGAAGATGGTGACTACTACATGGTAGTGACTTTACCAAGTGACTTATCTGAAAAAGCTGCTTCTATTCTATCAGATCATCCAGAACAAATGACCATTAACTATCAAACTTCTAGCGGGCATAGCTTCATTGCAAGTAAAATGAGTGATTCTGCCATGACACAGTTAAAACAGAATGTTTCTGCTAATGTAACCGAATCCTATACGAAAGCTTTATTTCAAAAGATGGGTGATTTAAAATCCGGTTTAACGAAGGCAGCCGATGGAAGTGAACAATTGGCTAACGGGGCCAGTCAGTTAGCTGTAGGAAGTCAGACATTGTCTTCAAATCTTGCTACTTTAGCTAGCTCAAGTTTAACCTTTTCGGATGGAACAGATCAATTTACAAAAGGGTTGACAACGTATGTCACAGGAGTAAAGCAACTGAATAGTGGCTTAGGAACATTTAATGATGGTTTACAGAACTATACAAGTGCGGTTTCACAGGTTGACACAGGACTTAATCAATTATCTTCGAAAACTCCAGAATTAGTTGCAGGTGTCAACCAGTTAAATACAGGGATGAAGTCATATGCTGGTGGAGTTTCACAACTCAATTCAGGTCTCAGTCAATTTTCGGTTGGTGTCAATGCCTATACAAGCGGAGTTGACAAATTATCTGTTGGTACAAACCAACTATCAAGTCAACCAGATACATTGAGAGACGGTATTACTCAATTAAATAAAGGAATCAAAGAAATATCCACACAATTAAATACTTCATCTCAACAGAAAGAGGATATAACACAGTTAGCAAGCAGTTTAGATGAGTTGAATAAGTCTCTCCAATCAGTTACAGTTTCAGATAATACTGATCTTAAAAATACAATATCTAATGACTTAACAAATATAACGACTCTTGCTCAAACTATTGTGACTAATAGTCAAGCAGAGCAAGAGAAAATTCTTACAAATCTTCAAGCAACAGCAACTTATCAATCTCTCACTGAAACTCAGAAAAAAGAATTGACTGAAGCTGTTTCAAATAATTCTAATTCTACGATAGAGTCAGCAAAAGCAATTTTAACGACGGCAGGAGATTTAAAAGAAAATTTAGGAAGTATAAACCAACCAGTCTCTAATCTTTCTACTTTACAGACTAAAGCAAATCAACTTTTACCTATAGCGTCTAGTTCCTTGATATCTATGTCAAGTGGATTTACACAGTTGCAAAATGCTGTAGATAATCAGTTAGTTCCCGGAAGTCAATCAATTGAAAATGGAGTTAATGCGTATACTAAGGGATTGGATACTATTTCTTTAGGTGTAAATCAACTAAGTGAAAAGAATACAACTTTAACAACAAGTTTGGATCAATTGGTTTCTGCCTCAACCAAGTTGACAGAAAACTCTTCAAAATTGACAACTGGTTTGGATACTCTAGCTGGGAAAACTCCAGAATTAGTAACAGGTATTGAAAAACTATCATCTGGTTCTGCTCAATTGAACAATAAGAGTCCAGAGTTAATAGCAGGTCTTACTAAATTACAATTTGGCTCTGATCAATTAACAGATAAATCAACACAATTACTTTCTGCAGCATCCCAACTAGGAAGTGGCGCTATGAAGATAGCAGATGGTGCTGGAAAATTAGCTGAAGGTGGAGCAACTTTAACTGCTGGTATTGAAAGTTTACAAGTAGGAACTACTAATCTAGGACAAGGCTTAAGAAGTGCTAGCAATCAACTAAAATCAGCATCAACAGAGTCAAAAAATGCAGAAACATTATCTGAACCTCTAGTTCTCTCAAAAACAGACAATGACCAAGTCCCTGTAAATGGGATTGCTATGGCTCCTTATATGATATCAGTCGCTCTCTTTGTCGCTGCATTATCAACAAATATGATTTTTGCTAAATTACCTTCAGGTCGTCATCCTGAAACTCGCTGGGCTTGGTTCAAATCTCGCTTTGAGATAAATGGAGTTATAGCTGTTTTAGCCGCTGTCTTAGTCTATGGTGGCGTTCATCTTATTGGTCTAACAGCAAATCATGAAATGAGAACCTTGTTCTTAATTATTATCGCAAGCTTAACATTTATGTCTATGGTAACTGCATTAACAACTTGGAATAGCCGTATAGGAGCCTTCTTCTCTCTTATTTTACTATTATTACAGTTAGCATCAAGTGCGGGGACCTATCCCCTTGCATTGACAAATGATTTCTTTAAAGGTATCAGTCCATGGTTACCAATGAGTTACTCTGTATCAGGTTTACGACAAACAATCTCTATGACAGGAAATATTCATCACCAAGTGATTTTCCTTATTATAACACTAGCTTTCTTTACTGCTTTAGGTATGCTAGCTTATCAACCTAAGAAAATGGAAGAAGATTAA
- a CDS encoding TetR/AcrR family transcriptional regulator: protein MKESNKRLKTKRIIENAMVQLLMDQPFDQISTVKLAEKAGISRSSFYTHYKDKYDMIELYQSKLFHTFEYIFQKHAHHKRDAILEVFEYLESEPLLAALLSENGTKEIQNFLRNKLHIMLSTDLQKRFMKLQLTPIELEYSSIYLTNALFGVCQTWIAHGKKESPQEMTDFLMKMLGDVR, encoded by the coding sequence ATGAAAGAAAGTAACAAACGTTTAAAAACAAAACGAATTATCGAAAATGCCATGGTTCAATTATTGATGGACCAGCCCTTTGATCAAATTTCTACTGTCAAGTTAGCAGAAAAAGCCGGAATTAGTCGTTCCAGCTTTTACACTCACTACAAGGATAAGTATGATATGATTGAACTCTACCAAAGTAAGCTATTTCATACCTTTGAGTATATTTTCCAAAAACATGCTCATCACAAAAGAGATGCTATTTTAGAAGTATTTGAATATTTAGAGTCTGAGCCACTCTTGGCTGCACTCTTGTCTGAAAATGGAACAAAAGAAATCCAAAATTTCTTGAGAAATAAGCTTCACATTATGCTTAGCACCGACCTTCAGAAACGCTTTATGAAACTACAACTCACTCCAATAGAATTAGAATACAGCAGTATTTATCTAACAAATGCCCTATTTGGTGTTTGCCAGACTTGGATTGCTCACGGAAAAAAAGAAAGTCCGCAAGAAATGACAGACTTCCTTATGAAAATGTTAGGTGATGTCAGATAA
- the comD gene encoding competence system sensor histidine kinase ComD gives MSLLGFGIVILHIFILTISYELICKVTKKERYLFIACIFVYQSVAEFFFDFISLGGLGIEKFIFPFILYTSIVVLKKYDKHKGMFISLLLSLLYHSTHTFLSVTLSSITGDAFVIEHEVMFYLGVLLLTYLIIKKIITYFHLELTYFDKDYLYPFLKKVIVAFFGLHILLFISDIVSTTHHLNSFGSILSTIVFICLLLIFFAMNSHKVQIEKEIALKQKKFEQKHLQTYTDEIVELYNEIRGFRHDYAGMLVSMQMAIDSGDLQEINRVYNEVLVKANQKLRSEKYTYFDLNNIEDSALRSLIAQSIVYARKNDVEFTLEVKDIITRLSIDLLDLVRIMSILLNNAVEGAADSYLKQMEVAVIKMDFETVIVIQNSCKITMTPSEDLFALGFSTKGRNRGLGLNNVKEILDKYDNIILETEMEDNTFRQIIRFKREFE, from the coding sequence ATGAGTTTATTAGGATTTGGGATAGTTATTCTTCATATTTTTATTTTAACAATAAGCTATGAATTAATTTGTAAAGTAACTAAAAAAGAAAGATATTTATTTATAGCTTGTATATTTGTATATCAGTCTGTAGCTGAATTTTTCTTTGACTTTATTTCATTAGGTGGGTTAGGGATTGAAAAGTTTATATTTCCTTTTATTCTATATACTTCTATAGTAGTTTTAAAGAAATATGATAAGCATAAAGGAATGTTTATCAGTTTACTATTGTCTTTATTATATCACAGTACACATACTTTTTTATCAGTAACCCTATCCTCTATAACAGGTGATGCTTTTGTGATAGAACATGAAGTGATGTTTTATTTAGGAGTACTATTACTAACATATTTAATTATTAAAAAAATTATTACTTATTTCCATTTAGAACTTACTTATTTTGATAAAGATTATCTGTACCCTTTTTTAAAAAAAGTAATAGTTGCTTTCTTTGGTTTGCATATCTTATTGTTTATTTCAGATATAGTAAGTACAACTCATCATTTAAATAGCTTCGGAAGTATTTTATCAACCATTGTTTTTATTTGCTTGTTATTGATTTTCTTTGCAATGAATTCTCACAAGGTTCAAATTGAAAAAGAGATTGCTCTAAAACAAAAGAAATTTGAACAAAAACATTTACAGACTTATACTGATGAAATTGTGGAGTTGTATAATGAAATTCGAGGTTTTCGTCATGACTATGCAGGGATGCTTGTTAGCATGCAAATGGCGATTGACAGTGGAGATTTACAAGAAATTAACAGGGTTTACAATGAAGTCCTAGTAAAAGCAAATCAGAAATTGAGGTCAGAAAAATATACTTACTTTGATTTAAATAATATAGAAGACTCTGCTTTACGGAGTTTAATTGCTCAATCGATTGTCTATGCACGAAAAAATGATGTAGAGTTTACATTGGAAGTAAAGGATATCATTACTAGACTGTCAATAGATTTACTTGATCTGGTTCGTATCATGAGCATTTTATTAAACAATGCCGTTGAAGGTGCTGCAGATAGTTATTTGAAACAAATGGAAGTTGCAGTCATTAAAATGGATTTTGAAACAGTTATAGTTATCCAGAATTCATGCAAAATCACTATGACGCCTTCAGAGGATCTATTTGCCTTAGGTTTCTCTACCAAGGGAAGAAATAGAGGTCTAGGGCTTAATAATGTCAAAGAGATCTTAGATAAGTATGACAACATTATCTTAGAAACTGAGATGGAAGACAACACATTTAGACAAATTATTAGATTTAAGAGGGAATTCGAATGA
- the comE gene encoding competence system response regulator transcription factor ComE produces the protein MKVLILEDVIEHQVRLERILNEISEESNIPISYKTTGKVREFKEYIENDEVNQLYFLDIDIHGIEKKGFEVAQFIRHHNPYAIIVFITSRSEFATLTYKYQVSALDFVDKDINDELFKKRIEQSIFYTKSMLLENEDVVDYFDYNYKGNDLKIPYHDILYIETTGVSHKLRIIGKNFAKEFYGTMTDIQEKDKHTQRFYCSHKSFLVNVGNVREIDRKNLEVVFYEDHRCPITRLKVRKLKDILEKKSKK, from the coding sequence ATGAAAGTATTAATTTTAGAAGATGTTATTGAACATCAAGTGAGACTAGAGAGAATATTAAATGAAATCTCGGAAGAATCGAATATTCCTATTTCATATAAGACAACAGGAAAAGTTCGTGAATTTAAGGAATATATCGAAAATGATGAAGTAAACCAGCTTTATTTCCTAGATATTGATATTCATGGAATCGAGAAAAAAGGCTTTGAAGTGGCTCAGTTTATCCGTCATCACAATCCTTATGCTATTATTGTCTTTATTACCAGTCGATCTGAATTTGCTACCTTAACGTATAAATACCAGGTATCAGCCCTAGATTTTGTTGATAAAGATATCAATGATGAATTGTTCAAAAAACGCATCGAGCAGAGTATTTTTTACACTAAGAGTATGCTGCTTGAAAACGAAGATGTTGTAGACTATTTTGATTACAACTATAAAGGAAATGATTTGAAAATTCCTTACCATGACATTTTGTATATCGAAACCACAGGAGTTTCTCATAAACTTCGGATTATTGGTAAGAATTTTGCTAAAGAATTCTATGGAACTATGACAGATATTCAGGAAAAGGACAAACATACCCAGCGATTTTATTGCTCCCATAAATCTTTCCTTGTCAATGTAGGAAATGTGAGAGAAATTGATCGAAAGAATTTAGAAGTTGTCTTTTATGAAGATCATCGTTGTCCCATTACCCGTTTGAAAGTTCGTAAACTAAAAGATATTCTAGAGAAAAAATCTAAAAAGTGA
- the rlmH gene encoding 23S rRNA (pseudouridine(1915)-N(3))-methyltransferase RlmH, whose protein sequence is MKIKIVTVGKLKEKYLKDGIAEYTKRISRFAKLEMIELTDEKTPDKASELENQKILETEGERILSKVGERDFVVVLAIEGKTLSSEEFSKQLEQASIKGYSTLTFIIGGSLGLAPVVKNRANLSVSFGHLTLPHQLMRLVLVEQIYRAFTIQQGSPYHK, encoded by the coding sequence ATGAAAATAAAAATTGTAACAGTGGGAAAATTAAAAGAAAAATACCTTAAAGATGGTATTGCTGAATATACCAAACGAATTTCACGTTTCGCCAAATTAGAAATGATTGAGCTCACTGATGAGAAGACACCTGACAAAGCCAGTGAATTAGAAAATCAAAAAATCTTGGAAACAGAAGGTGAAAGAATTCTTTCTAAGGTTGGAGAAAGAGACTTTGTCGTTGTACTAGCCATTGAAGGAAAAACACTCTCCTCAGAGGAATTTAGTAAGCAACTAGAGCAAGCTTCTATCAAAGGATATTCAACACTTACTTTTATCATTGGAGGAAGTTTGGGTCTAGCTCCTGTTGTAAAAAATAGGGCCAATCTTTCTGTCAGTTTTGGCCATCTGACATTACCACATCAGTTAATGAGATTGGTTTTAGTTGAACAAATTTACCGTGCTTTTACAATTCAACAGGGTTCTCCTTACCACAAATAG
- the comC gene encoding competence-stimulating peptide ComC encodes MKNTVKLEQFKEVTEAELQEIRGGDKRLPYFFKHLFSNRTK; translated from the coding sequence ATGAAAAATACAGTAAAGTTGGAACAATTTAAAGAAGTAACAGAGGCAGAATTGCAGGAGATTCGAGGTGGAGATAAAAGACTACCTTACTTTTTTAAACATCTTTTTTCAAATAGGACAAAGTAG
- a CDS encoding S1C family serine protease, with protein MKHLQKFYKKGVKILVIILIGFLSGALGSFVTLQLYQKQGNQATNNNSGTVTQTSYKNENSTTQAVNKVKDAVVSIITYSSSSSRQSSVFNADETNSDSDNQQIASEGSGVIYKKDDKDAYLVTNTHVINGASKVDIRLADGTKVPGEIVGSDTFSDIAVVKISSEKVTTVAEFGDSSQLSVGETAIAIGSPLGSEYANTVTQGIVSSLNRNVSLKSEDGQAISTKAIQTDTAINPGNSGGPLVNIQGQVIGITSSKIASNGGTSVEGLGFAIPSNDAQNIIKQLESDGKVTRPALGIQMVNLSNVGASDLRKLNIPSGLTSGVVVRSVQNNMPANGHLQKYDVITKVDDKEIASSTDLQHALYNHAIGDTIKITYYRNGKEETTSIKLDKNSGDLES; from the coding sequence ATGAAACACTTACAAAAATTTTACAAAAAAGGAGTTAAAATTCTCGTAATCATTCTAATCGGATTTTTAAGCGGTGCCTTAGGAAGTTTCGTAACATTACAACTTTATCAAAAACAAGGAAATCAAGCTACAAATAATAATTCTGGCACTGTCACTCAAACATCCTATAAGAATGAAAATTCAACCACTCAAGCAGTAAATAAAGTTAAGGATGCTGTTGTCTCAATCATTACTTATTCTTCTTCTAGCAGTAGACAAAGTAGTGTATTTAATGCTGATGAAACTAATTCTGATTCAGACAATCAACAAATCGCAAGTGAGGGATCAGGTGTTATCTATAAAAAGGATGATAAAGATGCCTATCTTGTAACCAATACTCACGTTATCAATGGAGCTTCAAAAGTTGATATCCGCTTAGCAGATGGTACCAAGGTTCCTGGTGAAATTGTCGGATCTGATACCTTCTCTGATATTGCTGTCGTTAAAATTTCTTCAGAAAAAGTTACAACAGTGGCAGAATTTGGGGATTCAAGTCAACTTAGTGTTGGAGAAACAGCGATTGCTATCGGTAGTCCTCTAGGTTCAGAATATGCTAATACAGTTACACAGGGGATTGTTTCAAGTCTTAATCGAAATGTTTCTCTAAAATCTGAAGATGGTCAAGCTATTTCAACAAAAGCCATTCAAACAGATACGGCCATTAACCCTGGTAACTCTGGTGGTCCACTTGTAAATATTCAAGGACAAGTAATTGGTATTACATCAAGTAAAATTGCAAGTAATGGTGGAACATCTGTAGAAGGTCTTGGTTTTGCAATTCCTTCAAACGATGCACAAAATATCATTAAACAGCTTGAAAGTGATGGTAAAGTGACTCGTCCTGCTCTTGGAATTCAAATGGTCAATCTGTCAAATGTTGGAGCTAGTGATCTTAGAAAACTTAACATTCCAAGTGGCCTCACTTCAGGTGTAGTTGTTCGATCTGTTCAAAACAATATGCCAGCAAATGGACATCTTCAAAAATACGATGTCATTACCAAAGTTGACGACAAAGAGATTGCCTCATCAACAGACCTACAACATGCTCTTTACAATCATGCTATTGGAGATACTATCAAAATAACCTACTACCGTAACGGTAAGGAGGAAACAACTTCAATTAAACTAGATAAGAATTCTGGTGATTTAGAGTCTTAA